The proteins below come from a single Mercenaria mercenaria strain notata chromosome 3, MADL_Memer_1, whole genome shotgun sequence genomic window:
- the LOC123525569 gene encoding uncharacterized protein LOC123525569 — translation MSMEVSGRKGATAMSDTVSQSSTEDYDISCQPCSFERNNVGAEGYCQTCSEYLCKTCLNVHRKQSATRNHIILGNDQMPKEQSKSRDVCTKPCSVHVQEIIKFYCTSHDVVGCGDCMVIDHKSCKVDLVENVSSTTDNEKREVRKQIDQFEKDIKKTKKDLISSKQDIVENYSKISQDIAEFRKKINKSLDKMEAAIVLEANEAKKDAESVILHISTELQTLEKDLNYLSTDIKGYSGKHNDLFVSLKETKAKLCYLKMSHAHLKKKNKIQLFEFEKNDNAGIRNLLSGDAVIGMLRIKQDKPQEFPNVPTDRIPVNMLEMAALYVGKIESKDEKYEPKMSGIAVLSADELVATDNRNENVKLVNLKNNEIKFKLPLKSAPFDIACIGTNSVVVTVPKKKLVKVISAMDVILTEQNDILVNGECYGITHFSDGFVISFCRPEKIETIDMRGNVLRSVVFDPSGENLFSRPQYVDICHSTKRIYVSDRTKEEVIVITPEGKLIGKYKEPTYPQGVCVLNDGRYLVAMYVGDINVVSSGCIKQKTLIERKTTLRWAWGICYSYEHKKLFVSYENGRYINVYQLQ, via the coding sequence ATGAGCATGGAAGTATCAGGGAGGAAAGGAGCAACTGCAATGTCAGACACTGTCAGCCAATCATCAACTGAAGATTATGATATATCTTGTCAGCCGTGTTCGTTTGAGAGAAATAATGTTGGAGCTGAAGGCTATTGTCAAACTTGCAGcgaatatctttgcaaaacctGTCTTAATGTACATCGTAAACAGTCAGCTACAAGGAATCATATCATTCTTGGAAATGACCAAATGCCAAAAGAGCAATCAAAAAGCAGAGACGTATGTACTAAGCCTTGCTCAGTGCATGTTCAAGAgatcattaaattttactgtacAAGTCACGATGTTGTTGGATGTGGGGATTGTATGGTAATAGATCACAAGTCATGCAAAGTGGACCTCGTTGAAAATGTATCAAGCACGACTGACAATGAGAAAAGGGAAGTCAGAAAACAGATTGACCAGTTTGAAAAAgatattaagaaaacaaaaaaagatcTTATATCTTCTAAGCAGGACATTGTGGAAAATTACTCAAAAATTAGCCAAGATATTGCagagtttagaaaaaaaattaacaagagtCTTGATAAGATGGAAGCTGCGATTGTTTTGGAGGCAAATGAGGCCAAAAAAGACGCTGAAAGTGTAATACTGCATATATCAACTGAGTTGCAAACGCTTGAGAAAGACCTCAACTATTTATCCACAGACATCAAAGGCTACTCAGGAAAACACAATGATCTATTTGTATCACTGAAAGAAACTAAAGCAAAACTGTGTTATCTGAAAATGTCACATGCGCacttgaagaagaaaaataaaatacagttatttgaatttgaaaaaaatgacaatgCTGGTATCCGTAACCTTTTGTCAGGTGATGCAGTCATTGGGATGTTAAGGATCAAACAAGATAAACCGCAGGAATTTCCAAACGTACCGACTGATCGAATACCGGTAAATATGCTGGAAATGGCAGCATTATACGTTGGAAAAATTGAATCTAAAGATGAAAAATATGAACCAAAAATGTCAGGAATAGCTGTATTGTCAGCTGACGAATTGGTTGCAACTGACAACcgaaatgaaaatgttaagtTGGTAAATTTAAAGAACAATGAAATTAAGTTTAAACTTCCTCTCAAGTCTGCACCTTTTGATATAGCATGCATTGGTACAAATAGTGTTGTCGTGACAGTACCCAAGAAAAAGCTTGTCAAAGTTATATCTGCGATGGATGTGATACTAACAGAACAGAATGATATTTTAGTGAATGGAGAATGCTATGGAATCACTCATTTTTCAGACGGATTTGTCATATCGTTTTGTCGTCCAGAAAAGATTGAAACGATTGATATGCGAGGCAATGTGTTAAGATCAGTTGTTTTTGATCCGAGCGGAGAAAATTTGTTCTCGAGACCACAATATGTAGATATTTGCCATTCGACGAAAAGGATATATGTTTCAGACCGGACAAAGGAAGAAGTGATAGTGATAACACCAGAAGGGAAGTTAATCGGCAAGTATAAAGAACCCACATATCCTCAGGGCGTGTGTGTTTTAAATGATGGGAGGTATCTAGTAGCGATGTATGTAGGTGATATCAATGTAGTATCCAGCGGATGCATCAAACAGAAAACATTGATAGAAAGGAAAACTACTTTAAGATGGGCTTGGGGTATATGCTACAGCTACGAGCATAAGAAACTATTTGTAAGCTACGAAAATGGAAGATACATTAATGTTTATCAGTTGCAATGA